In Gemmatimonadaceae bacterium, the sequence GACGTTGATCTCGTGCTGTCGTCAACGGCCTCGCCGCGGCCGGTGGTGACCGTCGACCGGGTGCGCGAAGCGGTCGCGCAGCGCGGCGACCGTCCGCTCTGTATTCTCGACATCGCCGTGCCGCGCGACGTGGAGCCCGAGGTGGGTGGGCTCGGCAACGTATTCCTGTACGACCTCGACCGGTTGCAGCAGGTGATCCAATCGAATCTCGATCGCCGGAGGGGCGAACTCCCGGCGGCCGAGGCGATCCTGAGCGACGAGGTGCAGCGATACTGGCAGTGGCTGGCGGGACTCGAGGCGGTGCCGGTATTGACGAGCTTCCGGGAGCGGATGGATGCGGTGCGCGAGGCGGAGCTCGCGGCCGCGCTCCGCCGACTGCACGGGCTCACGCCGGAACAGCGGTCGACGGTGGAGTACCTGGCCAAATCGTTGATGAACAAATTCATGCACGAGCCGTCGGTGCGGCTCCGCCAGGCCGCATCAAACGGACGTGGATTGGGCGTGGTCGATGCGATGTGCTATCTGTTCGCGCTTGAAAAGGAGCCGCCGCGGCCTCCCGCCGCCGGCTCCGATCTACCCGAGGAGGAGACTGGATGATGCGAATACTCGTGACGGGCGGGGCGGGGTTCATCGGATCGCACGTGGCCGATCGATTCATGGATGCGGGACACGCGGTGGCCGTCCTCGACGACCTGTCGAACGGGCGCCGCGAGAACGTGCCGGCCGGTGCGGTGTTCCACGAGATGGACGTTCGCTCGCCTGACGCGGCGGCCCTGGTGGGGGGTGGCGGGTTCGACGTCATTGCCCATTTCGCGGCGCAGATGGATGTGCGGCGGAGCGTGGCCGACCCCGTGTTCGATGCCCAGGTGAACATCCTCGGCACGCTCAATCTCCTCGAAGCCGTGCGCGCCGCCGGGCGGATGGGGACGACGCGATTCGTCTTCGCGTCCACCGGCGGCGCGATCTATGGCGACTCGGCGCCTCCACCCAATGTCGAAACGGTGCGCAAGGAGCCGGACTCGCCGTACGCCGTCGCCAAACACACGGCAGAGCAGTATCTGTCTTACTACGCCCGCATCCACGGATTGAACGCGGTGGCGATGCGGTTCGCGAACGTGTACGGGCCGCGGCAGGATCCGCACGGCGAGGCCGGGGTGGTGGCCATCTTCTGTGGCCGCCTGCTGGCCGGCCAGCCTCTCACCGTGTTCGGCGACGGGAACCAGACGCGCGATTACGTGTACGTGGGCGACGTGGCCGCGTCGATCGTGCGGGGGGCGCAACACACGCCGGCAAAAAGTGCCGGAATGGACGCTCGCGCGTTTAACATTGGGACGGGTGTGCCGACGTCGGTCGTGGATCTGGCGTCGGCGATGATGCGCGCTGTGGGGCGGACGGTGCCCATAGAGTTTGCGGCGGCCCGGCCCGGTGAACAGCGGCAGTCCTATCTCAACATCGACAAGGCGGCGGCCGAGCTCGGCTGGCGTCCCTCCGTTTCGCTCGCGCAGGGCCTCGCTGAGACGTACGCGTGGTTCGCAAAGCGCTCGCCCACCTCCATCGACTCACGCGCATGATTCTCGGGATTCTCCAGATCGGCGGTGCCATTCCCAACGGGGCCATCGACCTGATCACCAGCGCCGCGCTCAGCACCAAGATCGTGCTCGCCGTGCTCGCGGTCCTGTCGCTGCTCAGTTGGGCGGTGATGTTCGGCGCCTGGCGGCAGCTCAACAAGGCGGAGAGAGCGGGGCTGCAATTCCAGCACGCGTTCGAGCACGCGCCGCGGCTGGACGAGGCCGGCGCGCTCGTCAAGCGATCCAAGCCGGGGGCGCTGCCGCGCCTGTTCCTGCGGGCCATGCACTTCGTGTCGGAGGCCCGTGTGCGCAACCAGCAGGTGTA encodes:
- a CDS encoding NAD-dependent epimerase/dehydratase family protein, with the protein product MMRILVTGGAGFIGSHVADRFMDAGHAVAVLDDLSNGRRENVPAGAVFHEMDVRSPDAAALVGGGGFDVIAHFAAQMDVRRSVADPVFDAQVNILGTLNLLEAVRAAGRMGTTRFVFASTGGAIYGDSAPPPNVETVRKEPDSPYAVAKHTAEQYLSYYARIHGLNAVAMRFANVYGPRQDPHGEAGVVAIFCGRLLAGQPLTVFGDGNQTRDYVYVGDVAASIVRGAQHTPAKSAGMDARAFNIGTGVPTSVVDLASAMMRAVGRTVPIEFAAARPGEQRQSYLNIDKAAAELGWRPSVSLAQGLAETYAWFAKRSPTSIDSRA